A window of the Gossypium arboreum isolate Shixiya-1 chromosome 2, ASM2569848v2, whole genome shotgun sequence genome harbors these coding sequences:
- the LOC108461244 gene encoding phosphate transporter PHO1 homolog 7-like isoform X3 has product MEMDPKTGDYKALTELLPLILVTLALVILIFPLNIQYHSSRLFFLTTLFHCICAPLYKVKFQDFFLADQLTSQVQALRSLQFYICYYGWGDYKHRQNTCKMNDAFNTFYLVVVVVPYCSSLLQTPT; this is encoded by the exons ATGGAAATGGACCCTAAAACAGGAGATTACAAAGCACTAACTGAATTGCTTCCCCTGATCTTGGTCACA CTTGCACTTGTTATATTAATCTTCCCATTAAACATCCAATACCATTCAAGTCGCTTATTTTTTCTCACAACTCTGTTCCACTGTATTTGTGCACCTCTTTACAAG GTCAAATTCCAAGATTTCTTCTTGGCAGATCAGTTAACTAGTCAG GTGCAAGCCTTGAGAAGCCTGCAATTCTATATCTGCTATTATGGTTGGGGAGACTATAAACATAGACAGAACACTTGCAAAATGAACGATGCTTTCAACACTTTCTACTTAGTTGTTGTAGTAGTTCCATATTGTTCCAGTTTACTTCAG ACGCCTACATGA
- the LOC108461244 gene encoding phosphate transporter PHO1 homolog 7-like isoform X1, with the protein MEMDPKTGDYKALTELLPLILVTLALVILIFPLNIQYHSSRLFFLTTLFHCICAPLYKVKFQDFFLADQLTSQVQALRSLQFYICYYGWGDYKHRQNTCKMNDAFNTFYLVVVVVPYCSSLLQDCLQPECRNWVENCSLDLFSHNSYLWYELGPCCRLGASSTPL; encoded by the exons ATGGAAATGGACCCTAAAACAGGAGATTACAAAGCACTAACTGAATTGCTTCCCCTGATCTTGGTCACA CTTGCACTTGTTATATTAATCTTCCCATTAAACATCCAATACCATTCAAGTCGCTTATTTTTTCTCACAACTCTGTTCCACTGTATTTGTGCACCTCTTTACAAG GTCAAATTCCAAGATTTCTTCTTGGCAGATCAGTTAACTAGTCAG GTGCAAGCCTTGAGAAGCCTGCAATTCTATATCTGCTATTATGGTTGGGGAGACTATAAACATAGACAGAACACTTGCAAAATGAACGATGCTTTCAACACTTTCTACTTAGTTGTTGTAGTAGTTCCATATTGTTCCAGTTTACTTCAG GATTGCTTACAGCCTGAATGCAGGAACTGGGTGGAGAATTGTAGCTTGGATCTGTTCAGCCACAACAGCTATCTATGGTACGAATTGGGACCTTGTTGTCGACTGGGGGCTTCTTCAACGCCGCTCTAA
- the LOC108461244 gene encoding phosphate transporter PHO1 homolog 7-like isoform X2, producing the protein MEMDPKTGDYKALTELLPLILVTLALVILIFPLNIQYHSSRLFFLTTLFHCICAPLYKVKFQDFFLADQLTSQVQALRSLQFYICYYGWGDYKHRQNTCKMNDAFNTFYLVVVVVPYCSSLLQDCLQPECRNWVENCSLDLFSHNSYLWYVKLLFYT; encoded by the exons ATGGAAATGGACCCTAAAACAGGAGATTACAAAGCACTAACTGAATTGCTTCCCCTGATCTTGGTCACA CTTGCACTTGTTATATTAATCTTCCCATTAAACATCCAATACCATTCAAGTCGCTTATTTTTTCTCACAACTCTGTTCCACTGTATTTGTGCACCTCTTTACAAG GTCAAATTCCAAGATTTCTTCTTGGCAGATCAGTTAACTAGTCAG GTGCAAGCCTTGAGAAGCCTGCAATTCTATATCTGCTATTATGGTTGGGGAGACTATAAACATAGACAGAACACTTGCAAAATGAACGATGCTTTCAACACTTTCTACTTAGTTGTTGTAGTAGTTCCATATTGTTCCAGTTTACTTCAG GATTGCTTACAGCCTGAATGCAGGAACTGGGTGGAGAATTGTAGCTTGGATCTGTTCAGCCACAACAGCTATCTATG